The following nucleotide sequence is from Cercospora beticola chromosome 2, complete sequence.
TACAACCACCACGGCATCCACGAGGAAATGCTGAAGGATGAAGTGCGAACTAAGAGCTACCGCGACTCCATCTACAACAACAAGCACCTGTTCAAGGACAAGGTCGTCCTCGATGTCGGATGCGGTACATCCATCCTGAGCATGTACACATAATCCTCCCTCCGCACCGCCCTCTGCCCTTCAAACCCCTCCCCCACCGCCATTCCTATCGATAGGAGCAGCGATCTGAAAACCGATCTCGATACCGATCCAGCATACTGATCAAGGCTGGTCCTATAGGTTCGCGGTCAAGGCTGGCGCAAAGCACGTGATTGGCGTCGACATGTCCACGATCATCTACAAGGCGCGAGAGATTGTCGAGGCCAATGGCATGTCGGACAAGATTACCCTGCTGCAGGGCAAGATGGAGGAGGTTGAGCTGCCTTTCCCAGAGGTCGACATCATCATTTCAGAATGGATGGGATACTTTTTGCTGTACGAGAGCATGTTGGACACTGTGCTTTGGGCCCGTGACAAGTACCTCCGCAAGGACGGCAAGGGCTTGATCTTCCCAGACAAGGCTACCATCTACATGGCTGGTATTGAGGACGGAGACTacaaggacgagaagattgGCTGTAGGTTTGACCAAATGGCATCCTCAAAGGAAATACTGACAAGTGACAGTCTGGGACAACGTGTACGGCTTCGACTACTCTCCACTCAAGCACACCGCCCTCACGGAACCCCTCGTCGACACAGTCGAGCTCAAGGCCGTTGTGACCGATCCTTCCGCAGTCATCACTCTCGATCTCTACACCTGCACAGTCGACGATCTCTCATTCAAGCTCCCATACGACCTCACAGTCCGCCGAACAGACTACATCCACGCCTTGATCGCCTGGTTCGACATTGAATTCTCCGCCTGCCACAAGCCCGTCCGCTTTAGCACTGGTCCTCACACAAAGTACACACACTGGAAGCAAACCGTCTTCTACCTGGCCGACGTACTCACAGTAGAAGCCGGCGAGCACATCACCGGCCAACTCGAGTGCAGACCTAACAATATCAAGCACCGAGACTTGGACATTGGAATCGACTACAAGCTTGAGACGCAAGACTCGCACCGCATTGCGGACGGGCATTGCGAATACAAGATGTGCTAGAGCATTTTCAGCGAAGGAGTTTCAGGAGTGGGATTGTGCATTTTGCACGATATGAGCATGTGCATAATGCTGGAGCATTTTGATGTCCTTTGTGTTTCGGTTTCGTTTGTCGAAATGGGTCGCAGCTTTGGCTTCGCTGACCGTGTATGGATAGCATTTTGCGAGTAGTGCATATCTATCATCGTGCGTTGTGAGAAAACGCGAACGCGATGGCCACATTCCCGGCTTTCCGGATCACGCATGGAGATTTCTTGGCGCATCAGGCCGCTTGCTTACTTCACTCAATACCAGCACAGCTTGCCTTGGCTACTTACATAAAGGTAACCAAAATGGGAAACTCAGGCAGCCACATATCCAGAGTCAAGCGCTAAACAACAGAAGTCAGGGATTAGGTGACACCTCACTCGCAAACCAGGGCAATGAAAACAAAGAGAGATCCAATGGCCGTTGTTGGCTGCAGCCGCTTTTGGAGATACTCTTCAATGGAGACAATGAACCTGGCTCCGAGTCGATTTTCCAACAATACGAAACTTGGACACGTTCCTCTTCCCAGGACACCTTGACAAGTCTCCAGCTACATCAATAATCTCGCGCACGTCTTCACTTGGATTCATCCCAATCCCCTTGTCTGCAATGTAAGTTCGCGATTGAGTGACATTGACTTCAGCCCATTGACATTGAGCCAGGGCAGAAATGTGGTCAATAGACCAAATCGATCGCAACTATGATGTTGAGCCTTTCTACCACGATCTTCGCTCGGAAGCACTGAGGGACTATGTTGAATACTTCAACCTCAATCCCAGATCCTGGCGCAGCAGAGAGTACTTGATAGCAGTTCTGAAGCGGCACTACCAGACGGAGCGCAATTTCGCGGAACAAAAGCTGCTCGAGGAtgaacgaagaagagcactcgaagccgaagaaaaGGCGGTCCAGAACGAATGGAGGCTCAGAATGTGTCTTCTTGGACTACTTCTCGCCCTGGTAGAAGCTCAGCGCTTCACGAACTTCGAACTTATCCAGATGCCGGAATGGTTCAGCCAGGCCGGACTATTGTGCTACAAATTCAACCCCTTCGCGTACGCCTTTGCGTACGCAGTACTTGGTCGCTCTAGATTCAGCATTCCGCGCATTATCCTGGATCAAATTGTCCTCTTCGTTGGTCAAGTGGTTCTTCCTGCCGTCTACGGACCGTCAACTTTCAGCTTTTCGGTTGGTTCTGTTCTGCTGGAATTGTTTAAATTTACTTCTCTGGGCGGGGGTTTGCCCATCATTGGTCCACTTCTAGACCGTGCTCGGAAGGAGGATCGACAATTACAGCGCGACATTGATCTCTGGATGTTCGTTCGTATGTACTTATGGTCGGGATACTCGATCGTTGCACTGGTTGTCGCACTGTTGGATAAAGCAAGTCAGTAATCGCAATTGATCATCGAACTTCAAACGATAGGTCAATCCGTTGTTCAAACACAAATCGATCATGGTGTTGAATTACTATGACTATCTAGAAGCGAAGGTGTACAAGTAAAATCAAGCCTCTCGGCGTGTTTATGGTCCGTATATCGCCTTGGCATTGAACTCGAAGCCGCTTCCTGAGTGAAAATGGCTGATCGCGATCACTAGTGATGCGCAGCTTAGCTTCCTAGCACTCAAGAGAAGAGGATGTAGAGAAAGACGGGCAGATGTTTAGGGCAGAGGAGCTTACCACGATATAAATCCAGCTTCGAAGGTAAATTCTACGATAGCAAATGCTAATTCATTCAATTGAAATTGGGCCGGTTGGAACACAATGGACACGCATGCAGGATAAGTGAGTGTGTTCAGGAAAATCCGTTCGCATATGGAATCTACTCTCAGAGTCGAACTCAGAACTCCGGGATGTGGACCCCCAAACAGACATTCACGCTCCTGCTGCGACCTAACCGAACGAGGAGTCTGGTGGGTGCTAGTCCTTCTTTTGGCCTTTCTCCTTGTTCAACCACGGTCTGCAGCGGTCCGCAAATTTCTGCAGCCTGTTTCTACGGGTCGTAGCCTCCTGTACAGAACGTGTGGGCCAAAAAGTCCTTTGTAACAAAACAATGACTTCCAAAAGAGCCAAGTAAGAACCAAGCGCCCTGATTCTCCGTTAGCGAGATTTTCCATACGAGAGTTGTACGCGGAGCTCACAAAGATACATAGCTTAGCCACCCTAAAACAGCCGCATCATGGCAAGTGACAGGTCCCGGTATATCGTGATTCTTGCAAACCTGCACCGTCCATGGCAGCAGCCAGTTCCTGCGATCGACTATCGCGACGCCGAGCGGCGCAAGACTTATCATATTGAGAGGGGGCAAAAGCCACAGAAATTGCAGTCCTAGATCATGTCGCCTTTTTCCATTGGTCAGGGACTCTAGCGAAGTCGACAAGAACGCAAGGGCCAGGAATGGTAGCCTAAGCCAAATCTGTAGCCAGGTGAGCATGGATGACGGATGAACGATGGGTGAACTTACACCAGGCGGCAGAGTGACAGTGTACAGGCCGAAAAGAATGGTAAGCAAGAGGCCCGTCACCAAAGATGCTGTTCGCAGCAGCCAAAGCATTGGCAATTGCCATGAAACTGGATTCCACTGCAAATGCAACTTCGATTGAAGCAAGAGCCATATACTAAAAGTACTGGTGACTGCAAAACCTACGACAAGTATATTCCTTTCTGTTGGTGATATCGTGAGAGCCGAAGCGTGGAGCCCACCATTGCTCTCGAACGACTTTTCTGCCAGCGGTCCTGCCTTGTAGGCTTTCCAACGTGCCAGTACAGGAATGAACACAGGCAGAACCACTGCCAATGGTAAGAATGAGAGCGTGAGTATAACTCGAGATGCGAACATCAACACCAACCAGCAGATCAGAGGCGTGCGAACCGTGACTGCGTTTGCCTGCACAAGAATCGTTTCCTGGTGATTGAGGGACTTGACTTCGAATTCTGAGCCTATGACCAACGAGTAATCCCATGTTTCGGGTGTCCTGGTTATGATAATGTTCGAGAATGGCGTTAGTGGGAGCTTAAATACCCTTGCGCCGTCGTGTCCATCAACCAGAAGAGTATGCCACCAGCCCTTATCATCTTTCGAGATCGACATGTGCAATACAAAGGCAATCGTGGCTCCTCCAGCTAAAGATTTTCGTAAAACAACACTTCCATGGAAAGGCTTTTCAGGAAATCCACCGTTCTCGGCCTGGCgtaagaagaagctggatgaATCCCTGTGCCAATTTTCAGCAGGCTCAGCACTGGCGATCTCAAAGCCAGGGTCACTTCGATGGGAGAGGCAGCACGAGATCACTTCCTCATTGAGCTGGAGTAGTGGTCGGCGTCTCGCTTGAGTAGCTCTATGCAGTACCGTGAAGCGCCTCGTCACGTTCGGACATGCCTCGGTGTTGCGCCACGTCGATCGCTTTGTACTTACAACGCTGCACCGAGTAGCGAAGTAGGTGTCACGCGTGTCGGAAACTTTTCGAACAAGAAGTGTGAGAGTGTGCGTAGGGTTCTCCTCGAAACAGCAATTCAAAGCGACCAGCATCTCTTCCGGGTAGAAATCGGGTCGAGCCCATTGGCGCTCAGCAAGACCATATATATGACTGCCAAGTCGGCGGCTAGTGAACAAAGGCTGTTGAAGCCAGTGGCGAGGATCACGGATACGGGGACGACGGTTGACCCAGCGGGTAGGAAGGTCAAATCGCACGCCTTTGTCCACCAACTCGAAGCTGTGATCAAGATGCAGGCCATGTTTGTCGGTGGGGACAAACCGGCCACATTCTCGAAAGGCAAGAGGTGATTTTGCCAGCGTATCGAGCGGCGTCGAGGTTTCGACATCATAGCACACGTTCCCTCCCATCTGAGGGACGTATGCGAGCCAGGAAAAGATACTATGATCAGAATGTGTTCGAAGTAACTCCATCTGAAGCCTGGCGAAACGTAGCAGACCTCTGCCAAGTTGTACCAGCGATACATCGAGTTTATGGCCTCTGCTAGCTCCGCACTCGAGCTCTTGTCGATGCAGCACGTATCGATCCAGCAATATTTGTATCCGTCTTGAGAAGCTTGCTTCCGTGTGTAGTTCAGCTTTTCCCAGCCAGCCCTCGCTCGAAGTCCTTCAATGTCTGCAGTCACATATTGGAATGTGATTTCTTCGTCTGCCGGCAGCCATACGTGCGACAGTATGGCATATTTCGGAAGCTTTCGTTCATCGTTGAAGGTTTCGAGCTTCAGCTCCTCACAGTCTGCTCTGAGAAGCCGCATGCCTGCCAGTCATTCAGTGAAACGGCGCTGGTAGCTCGGTTTTGATGCGTTCGTTTGATGGCAGCATTGCTTTGAGCGGTGGCTTCGCGCATCAAGAGGTCAACACAGAAACAGAATAGCAAGCTGAAGTCGAGGAACAAAACGCGACAAGGTTGTAACGCTGCGCACGGGGACATCGATCCTACTGAGGAGTGTTATGCAGCCACTCCTCGATGCACTCCGTGGCTATGCTCTAGACCATGAGCTGAggcatcttcttccattCATTGGTTCCACTCCTCAGCCTGGCCTTGGCCGTTCAGCCTTGCGGTCACAGCATGGCTTGATTATTGGATGGCCTGAGCCACTTGTGCACATTGTCGGGATGTGAGAGCGGCAACGCGTCCGATCCCTGTTCGTACGATGAGAATGCCTCAGTGGATGCTGAGATCCTAGCCTCAGTGTGATGAATGTCAGAGTACATGTACCGTACTGGAAAGGTTGTGACGATAGAGGAGATGCAAATGCGGCAGTGGGAAACTTCGGTGCCTGAGGATCCGTGCATCCGAGGCTCCCGGTctgcacttcacttcacgtcGTCTCTCTCAGCACAACACCATTTCCTACGCTACGCAAACGTTTCGAAGACTGCATCCACGCTTAGCTCCGCAGGGGTCGCATGTAGAGTGTGCCCCCGAAGACTCTTCTCCATGCATTCGCCTTGCCGCCAGCGCGATTCGAACTCTTGTTCCAGAGACGCGCAGTGGAAGATCTGCAGCACTTCATGAGTAGTACACCTAGATTCGCTCTCTCTGGTCCTCTGGATCGAGAGCCATGAGGTAGCGACAGGATGTCCGCGATGCTGCAGAGAACTTAAGGACTCAAGCTGCAGCTATTTGACGTGCAAACATGTTCCATTGGCGTGCTCATCAAAATCTCAACTATGAACACGCCAGTTGAAATCTTTCGATTATGTTAGATCTGTTTCGAAGCTCTCGATCGCAGTATGCTGCTCCTCGGTGGTATCTGTGtgcctcctcctcagcctggATGTAGGGTTgacaagagaagaagcactATCTAACAAGACCTTGAGCGTTGGCATTGGATGTCAACGCTACGAATATTTGCACCCGCCGTAGGTCTCAGGCATCACTGTGACTATCTCCACAGCCTTGCCAGCTAAGTGGCTCTCAGAGTTGCCCATGCGGCCCTAAGCATTGTCATGCTCCGCCGCGGGAACATTGGTATCACACTGGCTGTGCCCAACCTTGACGCTGATCTTTTGAAAATATCTTAAGATATGCGGCTGCTGTGGGTGTGGCCGATATCAAGCTTTCGACATCGATGGAGGTCCATCGAAATCCCTTGGCGTTTTCTCCAGCTCACTTGACTTGTTGCTCACGCAGCTTCGCTTCCCAACTCACGTGCTGACAATGCATATGACAGCTACGCAGGCAGACGCCAGACATT
It contains:
- the RMT1 gene encoding type I protein arginine N-methyltransferase Rmt1; the encoded protein is MADNKQPTSDPMAGMAHSEAHYFNSYNHHGIHEEMLKDEVRTKSYRDSIYNNKHLFKDKVVLDVGCGTSILSMFAVKAGAKHVIGVDMSTIIYKAREIVEANGMSDKITLLQGKMEEVELPFPEVDIIISEWMGYFLLYESMLDTVLWARDKYLRKDGKGLIFPDKATIYMAGIEDGDYKDEKIGFWDNVYGFDYSPLKHTALTEPLVDTVELKAVVTDPSAVITLDLYTCTVDDLSFKLPYDLTVRRTDYIHALIAWFDIEFSACHKPVRFSTGPHTKYTHWKQTVFYLADVLTVEAGEHITGQLECRPNNIKHRDLDIGIDYKLETQDSHRIADGHCEYKMC